The Juglans regia cultivar Chandler chromosome 1, Walnut 2.0, whole genome shotgun sequence nucleotide sequence ggtttttttttttttaaagcaagttCGATATGTTATAATTAAAGGATACGTAAATATATGAATAAGGGGTACTAGGGGACCCCGAAAACACCATTTCTTAACTAGTGCAATActatagaaaacaaaaagaaaaaggcatcGGAAGCAAATAAGTGTTTCCTACTCTTCCCCACTAAGGGGGAGTCGCACAAAGTAGCGGTTTTTATACAATCCGAGAGTGAGATTGTAATCCCATGACCGAAAGCCATGGTGATTGTAGTGACTGCATTTTGTCTTGAAGTGGCTATTGAGGAAGTCCATTGCATTGTCTTCACGATCTTGTGGCCAAATAGAACAACTCTTATAATAAAGAGCCAAATAAAAAATCCTAACCCCATCGCGTTATATGACGTTTCAAGACTCCACACTCTCCTAAAGGAATACATGTGATTCTTGCACTGcaatcaaaagtaaaaaagtggGGCTCATGGGTTGTGGTGGAAAGAGACTGCCAAGGAACTAACAAGGGGGTGGTGATCGTCAGGTGCCAAcgattcaaatttttaactaaaCTCTTTGGATATGAGAGTATCCCaacaatatataagaaaaacagTAGGATAAAGAAAGCATTAAGATAGTGGCAAAGATGGACGGATTACAGTTTGAACCTACTTCGGTAGACTCCATGGGGCCCACATGCCTATCTCCATTCTACCACAATAGTTAGATCTGAAAGACTTGATGTGGCGAATCTGTTGGTCCAACGCGTGTGGTGAGAAAAGTACTTGCCGAAAGAAGAGGCTTTTTAAGGTCCACGTGCGGATATGGGAGGCGCATGAGGGTCACGCGCGCTcggtgatttttaggaaaatgttGCTTCTCTCCGAAGTATTAGTGACCTCAGAGCCTTCTCGTATGGCGCGTGTCTTTCAGATATTGCCAGAAATCTACAAATTTGTCTGTTTCAACTTTGGAGGAAACAAAACAACTAAGAAAGTGGAACTAACTTTATAGAAAAAGTAGGTAGATGACAAAAAATTAGAGGAGAAGGAGAAAGAGGAGGCTTCCTTCCCCCTCCTCTTCAGTGAAAAAATTAGATTCGGGCTTTGAAGACTTTGCTGtgagcttagagagagagagagagagagagagagagagagagagagttctctCTTTTTGGCTGATCTACTCATTTGGATGAAGAAGGAAATCTAGATCTTGTTAGTACAAAGCGCATGAATATATacaacattataatttatatgcatgcattgtTATGAATATTCTGTCTCACAAAGATAGATTCAAATTTTTGAAGTACGGATCAATGGCtgccctagctagctaataagTTGAAAAGGGAATATGTCAAGCATTTAAAGAGTACGACTTATTTCCAATGGGTCCTCCAGCTCATTGTCCAACAGTCGCTGCCAAAAGCTTAAATTAATGTTGATGGTgcaacaatacaaaatatacaaagCCAGGTATCTTACACTGTGCTGTTCACAGATATTACAGTTGCACGGTATCTTACAAATAATATTCACTGATATGAAGCATTACATGGAGGAGGAGTAATTATATTTAGATAGTCTTGAAGTACAAAACGACGCTCACAACATGCCATGATGTTAAATTAATTGTTTGTGTAAACATTAATTCTTATAATTGTCATTGGCATCTGAGCTATGAAAGATTGTGAGGACGGCGTATCCATATTCTGAGACTACGCAATAATTACTCGATAGAAGCACAAtgcattgaaaaataaaagaaaaaagaaaaaaagtaagtCGGAAACATCATACAGGAGAGGAATGAAGACCGGGACTGAGGGTTGGGTTGTGGCTAGCTGTTACAAGGAAGAAAATAACATGAATTAGATTTAGAGGAGTGTGCATGGCCTTGGCTTGATCCGTCGCTTTTTCTTCGGTTTTGGGGGCTGCAAAACAACCTTGATTGCAGCATCAAACACAGCCTTAACATTCTGAGGTTTCACAGCAAAGCCAAAGTTAGATTTCCTTTCTTGGAGCTTGATCTATGCGCATGCTAAAAAACAGTGCAAATACTTGAAGCCTAGCTAGATATACGCCAGAGATAAATAAgtatgagtaatgctaggtacaagtctcaaatagacaaatttcatatatgttatttgtaaaaaagtaggtctcactaataaaatttttacactttttttaaggtgtgatctatttttttttacaaggatttgcatgaaatttatctatttgagacttgtacaaattctttctcttaaaataatttgtaagatttgatAGCTTTATTCCTCGTATTATTAATACCTTTTATATGACAAAAATCCATGACATGTTGGCATGAAATATAAGACAAATAAGAGAAATCAAGGGTCGGTTAGATCTATCCTTCCCATTTTTTATCTTCCTCCACACTCActtttcttcaattatttcatgATCTTTTTTCGCACTAAGACATGAAGGGGGGCGagctaatatttttctttatctaatctttaaaaactaattaattaatttgttttccgATTTCAAATACACCCAAAACCGTTGCTGCCACTGGCTTAAAATGTCATTATAGAGTAAAGGAAGATGGCCTGGTTGAATAACTCACAATTTCTAAAATGAAGGTTTGGAGTTCAAAATCCCctcccaacttttttttttcttaaaaaaaaaacgtgttcATAGAAATCAAGATCATCAtcagctaattaattaagcaaattACTTGCTGAGTCTTGGAGCTGCACTCTATGTAAACAGCAGCGCCGATTGCCTTCTTGAGCTCTTCACCCTGcgaaaaatttaatattctattaccATGAATTCCGTCAAACGTCAGACGAGAAAAACTCGTTagcaaagggaaaaagagactagaaacatatatagatatagagaTTTGCCTGAGCAGTTGAGATTGATGCAGCCCCAGGATGCTCAATCAAATACTGCTTGTCTTCCCTTAGATCTGTCGGAGATCACATCCAAACTTACATGTTAATTAGATTTATATCAACAAGACgttattacataatatatatatatatatatatatatatttccatatatatatagtaggatTAATCCGTACCAAGTTTGGTTCCAACAAGGACTACCGGCACAGTTGGGGCATAATGCCTCAGCTCAGGAATCCACTGGGAGCCAAGAAATCGATGTGTAATATTTAGTCGACTGAGATCTGAATTAAGAACTTGAACcacaaatgaaatgaagaaaaaattatattttttgggtttttgacGGGAAACCTTCTTAGATATATTTTCATAGCTGGCTTTGCTGATGAGTGAGAAGGCTAGCAAGAAAACATCTGCACCCCTGTAACTCAAAGGCCTCAGCCTGTTATAATCCTCCTGTCCTGTGTTCACCCAACTacgttataattaattaaaatgtatAGGGAATCGCATATAATTTTGTACCTagctctagaaaataataataatcaattaaaaaaaaaacaattacataGTTCGTACTTACCGGCAGTATCCCATAGTCCAAGGTTAACTGTGCTGCCATCAACCACCACATTAGCACTAAAGTTATCGAATACGGTAGGCACATAGTCCTATAAGAATTGAAGAGAGAAAACATGATCTTAAATGACATTTAGACCACAAGATTgtttaatttaatcatttatttgaACGCTGGATCATGGGTAAAAGACAGTATGAAGTGTTATTGATCAAACATAATCTATCATACTGTGGGAAAGGTATTGCTTGTATAAGATATGAGCATGCATGTCTTTCCAACAGCTCCATCACCAACTGTGACACACTTGATGAATCTTGCCGTGCTCATGATTTTTAGCCCCTCGACACCCTTTTAATCAAAAGGAAGCTTCCTTTTCTTCGGAATCCTAGAAGCTATAGCTACTTCCTGATCTCTGTATTGATCTTTACCTCCATTAATGAGTTGAAACcctatatctctctctctctctctctctcaagaaaatgaaaaaactacataaggaaaaaagaaagaaagaaagaaagcagcAAGGAGGCCAGGTGCGGAGGGTAGTGGGAAGTGGAGGTTGAGTTCGAATTTTGAATAGAAAAGGAGTGGGGAGGGGTGGCAATTTAATAAAATGAGCACCAACTTTATTTTGCTGTGCCTCTTTTATCTTTACCATGATTGCCAACGGCTTTCTGTTCCTTTAAGGGGAAGGCCAAACTGAGCGGCAAAGCCTAAGGACCAACAAAGGAGGAGTTTGGTGCTGGTGTTAGTTGGTTAAGTATTGTACAAGTCAGAGATAGAATTAATGATGAATACtgagaaaataaaacattaatgcTAACTTTCCAAAACATGGTGATGGGGAattaagaagaagaacaagtataattaataaaagtggTTTAGATAGAGGCCTGGCCGGGCATGGAATTTTCATGCTATCTCCTGATCATAACTAGAAGATTACACATACATGCGTGCATTCTAAACATTCGCTAGATAGCCAGCTTCACTGCCAAGCTGGAAAAGGTGCAGATGAGTTAATCAAATTCTCGatcaaaagctagctagctgctgaTATATGCTCTGCTCATGATCATCTGGTTGTCCGTCTTGGTAATTTGCAAAAGCCTGATCTTATACATATCTATGCACGCATGGTATTTCTCAACCCTAAAAATGATGTACGTGGCAGAATTTGGCATTGATTGCAAAGAAAAACCATTCATTTTTGAGTGAACATATCAGTGCCcaaagatgatatttttttgaCTTTATGTGGGTGTCACCATAATTAAGGGAgtgcatgtatattatatatatatattatatatatatatatatatatgtatatgagtgGATATACTACTGTGGTCTTGGATCGTTTGGGATATGATGAGATTAGTTTGTCGATCGAGTACCCACTCGATCGCATTTTAATTAAAGTACTACTTAACTTCTGATATCTCATGCATTAATGTAcctacatatttataaaatattcctCACGCTAGctgcaatatattatatattggtgctaatgatcatgatcattaatATCAGGCGCGCACTAATTGAATCTTAAGAACATCATGATCAGATCATCAACGTGATCATGTTTAACAGTTGTGATTGCAATTGCATACATGTTacaagttgatatatatatatatatatat carries:
- the LOC108993648 gene encoding rac-like GTP-binding protein RAC2; its protein translation is MSTARFIKCVTVGDGAVGKTCMLISYTSNTFPTDYVPTVFDNFSANVVVDGSTVNLGLWDTAGQEDYNRLRPLSYRGADVFLLAFSLISKASYENISKKWIPELRHYAPTVPVVLVGTKLDLREDKQYLIEHPGAASISTAQGEELKKAIGAAVYIECSSKTQQNVKAVFDAAIKVVLQPPKPKKKRRIKPRPCTLL